TTATAAACCATATGACCAAGTCATATGACTTCTGCATCCCCGTGGACTAGGAAGAAAAACATGGTCTGCAGGTTGATTTATAACTGCTTGAACAAGAAGTAGTGATGAATAGACTGATCTCAACTGAGAGGGAGGCCTCTAATGACATTCTGTAGGATTCTCTTTTTGCCCCTAGCCAATCATTTTTTCAGTGAAACTTGATGTAGAGACAGTATAGTGCAATGGAGATATGTGAAGTCAAGAGCCTCATGACTACCTGTGTTTGAATCCAAGCTTGGCTGCTTTCTGATTCTATGACCTCGTGCAATTATTTAacattcctatatctcagtttccctatctatgAAATAGGGATAACAGAAATGACCTTAAAGGACTacagtgaggattaaattaattaatatataaggcatttagaacagtgcctaggatgtcttttcctaaaagaaattcaaagacaaaacaaacaataatttggaagaaacagaaaagcacagagagaGCAGAACACTATACTCAGGTATGTGCACACATATATATCATAGGAAAAGTACAGCATCCATCCAATAAGAATAGGATCCATTACAGAAATATTCTGAGGACAAAAAGGAGTTTTTGGAAACTGAtttgataaaaaggaaaattccatGGAAGAGTGAGAAATAAAATTGAGGAAGTCTCCTAGAAAGTACAAAAGCaagagatagaaaatagagtAGTCTAACATCCAAATAACAGAAGGTTCCAggaagaacaaaaagagaaaacaaaaagaaagaataccAGAAAATTTCCAGAACGGAAGGACACAATCTCCAGAATAAAAGAGCTGCAAGGAAATAGAAATCAGGAGTAGTAAAGTGGACTGCTGTTTCTGACAATTCATActatatatttaatagaaataaaatatgaattaaaagacaaataaaataatgaaaaagtattAACCTTTAAAGGGACATCAAGATCCAGAGCTAGAGTATATACAAGGGAGAACAACAAAGGATATGAAAATTCCAGAAACCAATACTGAAAAAGAATAGTTAAAAGACCTAACAATGTTTAGTCTGGGGTTTCTTTGAGTTTTACACTAACCTCATAAGGATTAAAATTACAGAGAAGTAAGTTTTGACTCAATATGAGAAAAAATTTTCTATACAGAATGAACAACCTTGTGAGAGGATAAGTTTACGATCCCGAAAGTATTCAAGCAAATGCAGGTTAACTAATGAAAagggatgattctatggtattaGAATAAAAGGAACCATAAACTTGTGATTTTATACAGTACAGTCACAGGTTTAGAACacaatcttattttgttttcaaaaataagtaGTTAAGGGGGGgcgagggaaaaaaaaaagtaagtagtTGAAATATTTGATATATCTAAAATTCGTTTTGTACCGTCACAGTCTGCGCTGATTTCTTCATTAGGCTGGTGTGTAGTCACTTTCCCAGGTTTTGACAAAAGGTCCTCTGATGTGCTAAGAACATCCTTCTTTATGTCAGAGGTATCAAGGTTATTTAACAtactacaaataaagaaacataaaGCCAATTATAACATACACTGGACCAAACAAATACATAATCCCACCCACCCCGAATATTTTTCTACAATTGGTCAGACAATATACAACAGAGAATAGACATGTTTTCGTATTTCGTCTATTCCAAAACCTCTTTAGCTGGCTCTCAAAGTCCTCCTCCATCTTCTGGCCCCAATAGACTTATCTCCAATTACGCCCTTTCAATAACTTCAGCATTCAATTATGTTGCACCACTTACATTCTCCATATGAGCCCTGCATTGTCTACTTTAGGGATTTCGCCTCTGCTCCTCTCTCAATTTTGAAAACTGTCATTGCAATCTTTTCTCATCTAAATCACTTGTCCTTCTAGGCCCTCCATTGGGTAGTTATTGATATCTCTCTCTTCTGGGAGTCCAAAGCACATTACCCAGACTTCTCTCATTATGCCAATATGTATAAgtacgtgtgtgtgtatctgtatatgtgcatataaaattAACTCATACAtattatacacaaatatatatataaaagtatgaTCAATCTGAACTGGATGTACTTAAAATGACATACTACGAAACTATGAAGGAGTGATAAAAAAGACATTTGTTTGATATCCAGGAATCACCTGTACTTGCCTCAAGCAGAACTATGGACTACAATATTCTAACTAAATCAAAACAGTGATgtatatcatttatatttttaaaatctttttgtatcttttgcaaaatgatattttattataatttaaaaaatctcctAATATTTTTAGCATTGTTTTTCAAATTGTTGGTTTGACTGAAGCTCACTGAAGCTAAGGCTTATTGAAAGGGCGTAACtggagataaaaatgaaaaaataatctaGGGCCAGAATATGGAGGGCTACAAGGGCCAGTTTAAAAGGTTTGGAACAGaagagatgcaaaaatattcctCTTTTCAATTACATATTGTCTGACCATTTGACCTCTGAAATTAATTTAGGTATCACAAACAGcattcttaaaaaaatgaaataaaatagaacagaaaatttAAGAGTTTACTGTATATAAAGTAGTATCATTTGCaaaaatgtttttagttttataatttatacaaatatatatactggattgcaatggaaaaaaatactagaGAAACTACCTTGGAAATAACCATTTTCTGATTGCTGAAGATCTAACTTAAGTTAACCAAAGAATGATAATTTAAATTATGtagccattaaaaggaataaaagtagACTATACAGTAATAtgggaaatgtttaaaaaatattaggagacaaaaagcagaatataaaattatagtcacacacaataattgtaatagtccctagattgtaagctcttacagcagttaactctatccctgaattgtaaggcctatctctaaactttgagatgctgatcccctagcatatgttgtcacaaacattgggactggcggtttgatgtgctgagccctcgagcatgggacttgcccttatgaagcattaccacaaaggagagtctaaagttgtatgtaatggtgcctaagagtctccccctgagtacctctttgttgctcagatgtggccctctctctctctaactgagccatctcgacaggtgaactcgctgccctccccgctacgtgggacccaactcccaggggtgtaaatctccctggcagcacagagtatgactcccggggatgaatgtggacccggcatcgtgggactgagagtatcttcttgaccaaaaggggaatgcaaaatgagacgaaatagtttcagtggctgagagattccaaatggagtcgagaggtcactctggtggacattcttacgcactatatagataacacctcttaggctttaatgtattggaatagctagaagtaaatacctgaaactaccaaactccaacccagcagtctggactcctgaagacaattatataataatgtagattacaaggggtgacagtgtgattgtgaagaccttgtggatcacaccccctttatctagtgtatggatgagtggaggaatggggataaaaactaaaggacaaatggggtgggatggggggatgatttgggtgttttttttcacttttattttttattcttgttctggttctttctgatgtaaggaaaatgttcagagatagattgtggtgatgaatgcataactatgttatcatactgtggacagtggattgtatatcatggatgattgtatggtatgtgaatgtatttcaataaaactgaatttaataaaaaaaaattatagtcaCAAGTTGATTACAACAACGCAAAAAATCATACACAAATTGAGAGAAGGATCAAAATTGAAAATGGTCAAAGAAAATGTTTGGTTTGTTAGAACTGTGGGGCTATGAGTTAGtgtttcttctctcttatttGGAATTCTGTTAATGTGGCTACAATGTTAGTTGTGTaatacacaattttttaaataaaaaaaaaagtcaggtgtTCCACAAGGAATCAGGGTAGCACAGGAAAGCACTGCCCTGGATCCTAGTCCATTTGCCATTAATTGTATAATCTTGGACAATTCTCTGCTCCTACTTGTGCCTCAGCTACTTCCCATGTTAAATGAGAATTCTAATCTAGAATCCAGGCATGCTTTCAGAGCTAACTATCTACAAGTCTGTCTGAATTTCTgttgaaaaagagaggaagagaggggagcTCTTTCGTTCTTTAGTTTTGTTATTAAATAGTAAGTATGCTTCAATTTTTCCCACCTCTTCCAATATCCCAATATAAAAGTTAAAACACAAACCGAGAGAAACTAGGTTAGGTATACAAacacctctctcctttcttttctttcttctttccttccttccctaaaTAAGGTGATGTACCTAATTTCAACTGGGTCTTGATTTTTTCTTGATGTGTATGTGTTCTTTATAAATTAAAGATAATCTTTTGTCATGATgtaataaatatctttatataccaaaaataaataaataaataaataaataaggtgaTGTACTATAGGGAATTGTTTCTCATAAAAATATTGGTTAATAGCATAGTATATACACCACCACTGAAATGGACTGTGATTTAGATTGGGGAGGTAATGGAAGTGACAGTTACAATTGGCAAAGTGAGTTATTGGTGGGCTACATGGAGTATTCCTTTTCCCCATAATATTATCATTAAATAGAATCATGTCACGCTTTACTAAAATTCAGTGAATTATCAATACTATGGGAAATTTTATTctgttggtttaaaaaaaaggacatatTACTAACTAATTCATTTCCCAAATAATGCGTTAGCTGTGTATCATTTCAGGTtcaagaatttagaaatatttttaggaaGACACTCGTTATATCAAAATCAACTACATAAAATTGTTTAGGATCCAACATAATTAATTATAATGGGACTTTACATCTTTAGAatactaaaaattaaatgaaatgtagaaatagggatttttttgttgtttccattTGGATACAAAATAAACAGTGCAGAGCACAAAGTACATTGAATAGAAATGGTACTATATaactaaattaaattatttaagctATCCCAGAAACAATAAGGTTTATTAATACTTAGCTATTTTACCTAAAGCATtttaaggaggaagaagaggcagaAGTGATTCCTTCTTCTGGAGATGGTGGAACACAATCTAAATTGAAATCATCCTCATCAAACTCAGTACATGGAGGTTTTTCATTTGAGTGTAATTCGGTTTCTTCTAAACTCTTCTTCTTTTCACTATTATCTAAAGTAAAACAGATGATGGAAGTaggttattttaataattaatgaGACAGAAAAGACAGCATGTGAACACTTCAGAGCAAGAGCTTCAGGCCAGTCATAAACAACAATATACCACTTTATATACAAGTTCTTTCCTTTCACATGTTAATGTCGGCTTATTTCTGCACAAATGATCATTGAAGTCAACTAGATGAAATCCAATGAATTCTGGATTGAGGCTGAAGATTTTCTTAAGGATTTTCATGATTGTCTTCAGTTAAATTATGAAACCTATACTTAGCATCAGcactttcatttttctatttttcactcATATTTATATAAAGGTAAATGCAACAAATAAGTCTGATAATTGCAAAAACCCTGCTACTTCTACAGGTAAACTCTATCTTCTTTCCTGCAATGGCTTCCTAGCTATTTAACTCTATCAGATTCAATGACTCTCTCTTGTACTACACTAGAAAATGCAATGCCAAATTGTTGCTCTCTGGTTTACCTTTTACCAATTTTCCTTCAGAATTGGTAACACAATTGATTAGACAATACAGTTTTGCTTACTATCAATCACTTTTCAGTCCTTTCTGACCTTGGTGGGATTCAGTTTAGTGTCATATTTACAAACTATTTCATTAGGTGAATTACTTCTATATATATAGCCATCTCAGCTATTGAGTttgaatgtaaatatataaaatatacatacaaaataatttgagtttatttataatattttactaGCATAGATCATATTATGCATCAATATTAGGGGGCAGCAAACCATACTGGAACTACAATAGAAAGGCTGAATTTCACTTCCCAAATCTACCACTAATCAGCCAATAAGCCTTTAACAAGCTAGTTTAACCTGCCTGGGCCTTGTTTTCTTCATGTATAAAATCACAGAGCTCTCTTTGGTGCTATTAAAAACCAGTGTACAATAAAACCTTCCATTCTATCAATATATCCAGCCCCATTAATGAGGtcaacagaatgttcaacagcacCTCTACAGATTCAAAGATCCTGAAGGACAAAAGCTGTATCATACATAATTACTATTGTTTCCAATGCCCAGCTttcaataaacaattaaaaacaacatGCTAAAAAGAGGATAAAATGATACTTACCTCTTTCATCTCTCAAGTGAATTTTTAAAGAGTGACTTTCCTGAGTATCTTCATTGATAAGTCCTTTGGAAATGGGGTCATCATCAATGCAAATCACACCATTACTTAGCCATTCTGAGTCACCTTGCTGTTCCTTAGTCAAATCTACTTGCTTGTTTTCAGAGGAGGGAGACAAATCAGCTTTTACTGTATTTGTTTTAGgtagctgtattttaaaaaagtttctctTGGCCTTTTTCGATTTCTGAGCAGTGCTTACTCTTAGAAAGTGAGATTTGGGTGGTGTAACAAATGCTTTTGAATTCCCAGAAATATCAAAGTCATCCATATCATCCCAATCATTGACGGTAATAAAAGAATCTGTTGAAGAACTAAATTCTAACTTGAAAGTAGCATCACGGGGTTCCTTTGTAACAGGTGTGTTTTGGGCAGTACACAAAACTTCCTGTGAAAAGCGCAACAAATCTGGTGAAGATAATTCTGAACCAACTCTCTTGGTTTGCTGTCCTACTGCGGCATTTTTAAAGTCACCGATGCTTGTCTGCTGATTCGTGGCACGGGCTAAAGGTTCACTGAAGGAAAAGGCCTCAGCAACATTAACATCTTTATCACTCAACACAGGTGTTTTTGCTACTGACACACTAGTTACAGATACATCattttctgaagttttctttttaaaagtgaaaccgctgaaaaataattgaaaaagtgAATTAGATTCATTTCAACAAACCCACCAACTCTACAAAACATTAAATTTTTCCACTAACACATATAAGTTATCTTGATTATATCACAAATGAGCAAAGAATATCCATCTCCCTTcgtgattttaaaacatataatgTAACTTAAATTATACTTTATGCTCTGATCTTTCCTATTCAGAGTCtaattattcaatttttagagtATCCAGGCCATTGCCACTCCTAAATTTCTCAGGCTGGTAGACCTTAATTAATACCACCTCCAGAGGTAAGGGGCAGCATaagtgaaaaagagaagagaCTCAAATGTAACTACTTGTTAGTACTCTGATTCAGGTTTTATGGGGAAAAGAGTTAAAACAGCTGGCTAAGCTAAGATCTAAAGGACAAGTAGAAGAGGCAAGAGTCCTGGATTTAGTTGGATTTAGCAACATGAAGGTTGATGGTGACTTTAAAGTCAAACCCCAGAACAGTGCTTGGAACCTGATAAATGCAcaagaatataaattattatCAGATATCATTAGAAAGCTGGAATATAGCTTAGGAAAGaaggcagaaattaaaaggatacaaaattatattaaaatattaaacacacATATGAAGATTCATTATTTATACAATGAACAAATATTAATGAAGCATCTATTATGTGCAAAGGTGCCGAACAGTTATCACCTGGTGCTGCTAAAATACACTCTACcattaatttatttgcaaagtgGGAAATTGAAAGTGAGCTTCATATCTTCATCTGAACAATGAAAGGGTTAaactaaatatttcatttgtatGACATAGTATGTTAGTGCTTTTACAACAGCAGACAAACCAAAATACTTACAAAGATTTGGGTTTTGAAAGACTTAATTTATTATGAAGTTTTCTGGCTGAGTGACGCTCCAGTTGCTCCTGCAGATTATTTTGTGGAATAGCAGCCATGGCCCTAAAAGTGAGGGAGTGGGGGAAAATGGAGTTATGTACTTTGTATTAATTACAATATTTATTCAGGGGAAGAGGGAGAACTTGATTCAAACAGATATTGTTCTAATTGTGCCAAGGGTAATtagagacttcttttttttttatgtcaataGTGTTCTGACATTTACAACTGGTGACATGTGACATTTATAATCTGTAACGGAAGGCTCACTTAAATAACAAAATGACCAGATTTCCCCTCAATGCTAAAATAAGTACAAAAGACATTAGGATGGGATCAGTTTAAAATGGATTATTTGGAAAGGGCTTAAAGAAAAATGTGACCTGGTCTGGGACTGAAAGATGTATGGAAGCTAGAGAGTGAGAAGATAGTAAATCATCAGAGtacaatatactaaaaacccaaagaacaaataaatcgATTCAAAATTCTCTACCCAAAGGCAAAATCAGGTGGTTGTGAGATGATTTATAGCTTATGGATAAGCGAAATGAATGATAGCAACATTATATGGGAtgggaagaaagaataagaatatgcCATTACAAGGTACCTGCACTATCTGAAAAGTGATAAAGTGCTATTTGAAAGTAGATTTAGATTAGTTATAAATGTATATCGCAAATTCTAGGGCAaccaccaaaaaaattaaaaagtatactTATATgctgagaggagagaaaatggaatcatatataaTGCTCAGTTAAAGCCAGAGGAGGCAGAAAAAGAGcggaagttttggtaatggatcatgatgatggtagcacaacattgtgaatgtaattaacaccactgaattatatacttgagaatggttaaaatgggaaatgttatactgtgtacatgttaccacaataaaaatgtaaaacaagcaaacaaagaaaaaactgagaaggcaaaaaaatagtgaaagaccaaaaaagaaagaacaagggaaatgaatagaaaatagtTATAACTATGGTAACTattaatccaactatatcaataataacTGTGAACAtgcaaggagaaataaacaaattcactaTTATAATTAAAGACTTCATCACCCCTCTGTtcagcaggcagaaaatcagtaaggatataggtgaactgaacagcaccatcaatCAACTAGATCTAATTAACATTAGGTCATTAATTCAAAAAGAGCAGAAAACACAGTCTCCTCCAGTTCACTTCGAATGCTCGCCAACAAAGACCACATTCCTGGGCCGTGAAACAtatcttaacaaatttaaaacaacagaaatcaacAAGGTATGCTCTCAAACCACAAGTGAATTAtactggaaatcaacaacagaaagagagCCGACAATTTCCAAAATATCTGGACATTAAACACTTCTAAAACACAATGGAGCAAAGAGGAaatctcaagagaaattaaaaatatattttgaactaaatgaaggaaaaaggaacaTCCACATttgtgagatgcagcaaaagctgtgtttaaagggaaatttatagcattgaatGTATAtagtagagaaaaagaaagatctgAAACCAATCTATGCTTTTACCTtaggaaaccagaaaaaaagaggaaattaaatccaaataggcagaagaaaagaagtgtaccggtttgtatatattatgtcccctagaaaaagccatattgtttgatgcagtcttatggggcagacgttttggtgttgattagatttgcatggatatgcgccccacccattcagagtgggccttgatcagtggagccatataaatgagctgatgggcagagggaactcagtgcagctgtgagtgacattgtgaagaggagctacagccaagaaggacactttgaagaatgcacagaagctgagagagtagctgcagatgagagagtttgaagacggccgttgaaagcagactcttgctctggagaagctaagagaggaaaaacaccctaagagcaacaaagagtgacatttttgaggaactgcagcctagagaggaacatcctgggaaaaagccaatttgaaaccagaattttggagcagccaccagccacatgccttcccagctaacagagattttctggacaccactggccatcctccagtgaaggtaccctttgttgatggacactttatggccttaagactgtaactttgtaaccaaataaacccccttttataaaagctaatccatttcaggtgttttgcatgccggcagcattaccaaactagaacaagaagtaATAAAATTTAGaccagaaatcaatgaaattgaaaaaaaaaaaaggaaaacagtgaaatatcagtgaaaccaaaagccgtttctttgaaaagatcaacaaaatagaTAAGCCTCCAGCCAGGCTAAGCAAGAAAGACAGAAGACataaattactaatatcagaaataaaaaagggatCATTACTACTGATCCTATGGACAATAAAAGGATGATAAAGGGTACAGGTACAAAATGGTGGAGTAgaaagttttacatctttttttcccctattattattattattaattttgcatGGGTGTTTTGTTCcttagtatttttttcctttttttttcctttttcttccctttttttattcttcttattgtGCTTAGTCTGGTGGACTGAAGAGTGGGAGAAATGGATTTCCAGAGCAACTACAACATAAGACTCAAAATGCCCACTTCTCAAAAAATTTTTACATAATATACAAGgagacaggaaagtatggcccagtcacagTAAAAAAAGAATTGGATGGAAAATATTCTGGAGGAAGCGCAGTctctggaattactaatcaaagatTTTAGAACAATTCCCATAAATAGGatcaatgaattaaaagaaactatggacaaagaacaaaaggagttacagaaaacaatatatgaacacAATGAGAATGTCAATCATTTGACAGAAATCATAAAGAACAGACAAATGGAAATTATGGAACTCAAAAGTAcagtaactgaagtgaaaaattccaTAGAGGGGTTCAAGAATAGATtagaggaagcagaagaaaagatcagtgaatttgaagatgaaacaactgaaattttccaggttgagaagcagaaagaaaaaagaatggaaaaaaaaaaaaaagagtttgaagaatctgtgggacaccaccaagtATACTAATATATGCAGCATAGGTATctgagaagaataaaaaagaggtaaagggtcagaaaaaatattttaagaaataaaggcagaaaatttcccaaatctgatAAAAGATATGAATTAATGAATCCAAGATACTCAACAAAAGTCAAGCAAGATGAACTCAAGAGATCTATATCAAGATACATTATGATCAAgctgtccaatgccaaggacaaagacaacatcttaaaaacagcaagagaagtgatgtgtcacatataagggatccATAGGATTACTATCCAAGATTAACGtccaatttctcaatagaaaccattcaggacagaaggcagtgggaggacatatttaaagagctgaaagaaaaaaaaaaaactgttaatctGAGAATAATAAACCtagcaaagttgtccttcaaaaatgagggagaaagtaagacattttcagacaaatgaAAACTGAGGGAGCTTATTATCACTAAACCTGCCttaaaggaaatgctaaaggaagcttttcacaatgaaaggaaagaacacttgACAATCTCAATGttggataaagaaataaagattttcagtgTAAGTAACATATGGGTAAATATATATaccagaattttttatttttcatttgtaatgctgtctttttcttcttatgAGGCTAAAAACCgaaatgcataaaaagcaagCTTAAATCTTTGTTACTGGgcacaaaatacataaaaaagtaatttatgatatgaaaaatttaaaaggaagggATGGAGAGTATAGGTACTTTGTGTAGgctactgaagtcaagttggAATCAACACAAATTAAATTGTAATAGAGTATGCTAACTGTAATCCCCATGGTAACTGTAAGAACATGTCTTTAAAAATCTACACAAAAGTGAAGGAGAAGTGATTCAAAATAGCTTATTATAAAAGTTCATCTAAACAAAAAGGagggcagtaatggaggaaacgACAGACAGAAAACGTGtaagactaagaaaaaaaattagcaaaatggcagaagtaaatcttgccttatcagtcatttccttaactgtgaatggattaaactctccaatcaaaaggcagggattggcagaatggataaagacaCATgtcccaattatatgctgtttacaagagacccatcccatcttagatccaaagatacaaataagtggaaagtgaaagtatggaaaaaaatttcACGCAAATAATCAAGAGAACaggggtggctatattaataaaagtagcttttaagtcaaaaattgttaagatcaaagaaggacactatatattaataaaagggtcaattcaaccagaagatataacaattatgcACCTAACAGAtaagcaccaaaatatatgaagcaaacattgacaga
The Choloepus didactylus isolate mChoDid1 chromosome 4, mChoDid1.pri, whole genome shotgun sequence DNA segment above includes these coding regions:
- the BLM gene encoding Bloom syndrome protein isoform X4; translation: MAAIPQNNLQEQLERHSARKLHNKLSLSKPKSFGFTFKKKTSENDVSVTSVSVAKTPVLSDKDVNVAEAFSFSEPLARATNQQTSIGDFKNAAVGQQTKRVGSELSSPDLLRFSQEVLCTAQNTPVTKEPRDATFKLEFSSSTDSFITVNDWDDMDDFDISGNSKAFVTPPKSHFLRVSTAQKSKKAKRNFFKIQLPKTNTVKADLSPSSENKQVDLTKEQQGDSEWLSNGVICIDDDPISKGLINEDTQESHSLKIHLRDERDNSEKKKSLEETELHSNEKPPCTEFDEDDFNLDCVPPSPEEGITSASSSSLKCFSMLNNLDTSDIKKDVLSTSEDLLSKPGKVTTHQPNEEISADCDGLGHATLNQELENIRVLFLKMGGMLDEQAKING